Proteins from a genomic interval of Chloroflexota bacterium:
- a CDS encoding LacI family DNA-binding transcriptional regulator: MSSRVTMADVAKESGVSLMTVSRVVNNKGDVSEETRRRVMEVIERLDFRPSGIARGLATRRTGTVGLVVPDVSNPFFSTVARGVEREADANDYSVFLCNSDEDPQQEIAHLKSLEENRVDGVIICSSRLHAEDLTSLLHRYAAAVLVNRRLDQHRVSTVICDDGAGGQLATQFLLESGHRAIGFVAGPRASYSGRSRVQGYREAMASAGITPENSWIRYCPPMVEEGREASLVLLAEVPELTALFCYNDLVAVGALQACAALGYDVPDRIAIIGFDDIALAALVDPPLTTCHVPRLEMGTRAFTLLLDQINGCTGGCTEVLLQPRLVIRSSAPLPDGSSRSTSLLQTTRPAYPTADSQRRLL; the protein is encoded by the coding sequence ATGTCCAGTCGTGTCACGATGGCCGATGTTGCCAAAGAGTCTGGCGTCTCCTTGATGACAGTGTCCCGAGTCGTCAACAACAAGGGAGATGTCAGCGAAGAGACGCGTCGGCGGGTAATGGAAGTCATAGAGAGGCTGGATTTCCGGCCCAGTGGCATTGCCCGTGGCCTGGCAACCAGGCGCACCGGCACAGTGGGTCTGGTGGTTCCCGACGTCTCCAACCCCTTTTTTTCCACGGTTGCCCGAGGCGTTGAACGGGAAGCCGATGCCAACGATTACAGCGTTTTCCTCTGCAACAGCGACGAGGATCCGCAACAGGAAATCGCTCATCTCAAATCACTGGAGGAGAACCGGGTCGACGGTGTGATCATCTGCAGTTCGCGCCTCCATGCCGAGGACCTCACGAGCTTGCTCCACCGATACGCAGCAGCTGTCCTGGTCAATCGGCGGCTCGATCAGCATCGAGTCAGCACGGTGATATGCGATGACGGCGCCGGTGGTCAATTGGCAACGCAATTCCTGTTGGAAAGCGGTCATCGTGCTATCGGTTTTGTGGCTGGACCGCGCGCTTCCTATAGCGGGCGATCCAGAGTTCAAGGGTATCGGGAGGCGATGGCTTCTGCCGGCATAACCCCCGAAAACTCGTGGATTCGATACTGCCCACCGATGGTGGAGGAAGGACGTGAAGCATCCCTTGTTCTGTTGGCCGAGGTGCCCGAACTGACCGCTCTGTTTTGCTACAACGATCTGGTCGCGGTTGGCGCTCTGCAAGCCTGCGCGGCATTGGGTTACGACGTTCCAGATCGCATCGCTATCATCGGGTTCGACGATATTGCGTTGGCTGCGCTGGTAGACCCACCCCTGACGACCTGCCATGTACCTCGTCTGGAGATGGGTACCAGGGCATTTACACTGCTGCTGGACCAGATCAATGGCTGTACCGGTGGTTGCACTGAAGTACTGCTGCAACCCCGGCTCGTCATTCGGTCCAGTGCACCACTTCCGGATGGATCATCGCGCTCGACTTCCCTGCTGCAAACCACCCGGCCGGCATATCCAACTGCAGATTCACAGAGGAGGCTTTTATAA
- a CDS encoding AEC family transporter, translating to MVIIDILAPIIILVALGTLLHRTGFLSRDFFRKANHLVYWVGLPSLLFRKTANAMPQFGAAVSIVFMLLAGMVGCLILGYLVAGRLGLNRPARASFIQGTYRSNLVYVGLPVVLYALAAFDTNTPETEALALLAIAPMVPFYNAVAVMLLLGAEERLEFNVQQQMIQMLRGVVTNPLVIACVLGVAFAYAGWSLPLFVDRTLEALGQMALPLALLGIGASLRLRTIREGGRVALAGSLIKILFAPLVGLLVALAVGISGIEMQIGLLYLTMPTAVMSYVMADQMGADGRLAGSIVVISTVLAMPALSVVLALTA from the coding sequence ATGGTGATCATCGATATCCTGGCTCCGATTATTATCCTGGTGGCGTTGGGCACACTTCTGCACCGAACAGGTTTCCTCTCCAGGGATTTTTTCCGGAAGGCCAATCATCTTGTCTACTGGGTTGGATTGCCCAGCCTGTTGTTTCGCAAGACGGCCAATGCAATGCCACAGTTTGGCGCCGCTGTCAGCATTGTTTTCATGTTGTTGGCGGGCATGGTGGGTTGCCTGATCCTGGGCTATCTGGTGGCTGGGCGATTGGGGCTGAACAGACCGGCCAGGGCTTCGTTTATCCAGGGCACCTATCGCAGCAATCTGGTCTATGTGGGATTGCCAGTGGTGCTGTATGCCCTGGCGGCCTTTGACACCAATACACCCGAGACGGAAGCGCTGGCTTTGCTGGCTATTGCGCCTATGGTTCCCTTCTACAATGCTGTTGCGGTGATGCTCCTCCTTGGAGCCGAAGAGCGGCTGGAATTTAATGTTCAACAGCAGATGATCCAGATGCTACGAGGTGTGGTTACGAATCCGCTGGTCATTGCCTGTGTGCTGGGCGTGGCGTTTGCCTACGCTGGCTGGTCGTTGCCGTTGTTTGTCGACCGAACCCTCGAGGCACTGGGCCAGATGGCCTTGCCGTTGGCCCTTTTGGGCATTGGAGCGTCGCTGCGGCTACGGACGATCCGCGAGGGTGGCAGGGTGGCGCTGGCTGGCTCCCTGATCAAAATCCTGTTTGCCCCTCTGGTAGGATTGTTGGTCGCCCTGGCCGTCGGCATATCAGGGATAGAAATGCAGATAGGACTGCTCTACCTGACAATGCCAACGGCCGTCATGTCCTACGTGATGGCTGATCAGATGGGGGCTGATGGGAGGTTGGCAGGCAGCATCGTCGTCATCTCCACGGTCCTCGCGATGCCCGCTCTTTCGGTTGTGTTGGCACTGACCGCGTAA
- a CDS encoding tetratricopeptide repeat protein yields MTQNPVDTVSALIEESYALERTGQIGPALRRARKALEEAHVSGADEEVAAALTGVAHCQHHLGHYEQACALAEQALAHTSPDSRARVDALRILGSCAHESGDLTTAEQFFHCAIDIARELGHYHALQSCLHSLAACVYIPRGQFELAQAADEESLRLALELDMSEVVWFPLATMGWVYWVTGQRKRALAVTEEMRGFVQSGSMAEGYYYCLRADLAQDGENPESALPLYTRARAIAEVIGDPGLNAELRVGLSRYHRKTGNAPAAYNWADDALTIAQRSGCRDLQGWALIERGRAAWEIGDLTQAESDLVTAIGVLTSMQAHYDLARANFLLAALYQQQGRPEAESIWLEAVAPIVNGGYAFLLEREQTLAFPLLAHYLNSDDPHVATLSIRLLDHLMCVPPPPLHVYALGRFHVRQGRRAIPDQTWRQRRAGELFRLLLVSFNRTVLRDQVMHALWPDKSPRSAQSLFHQATSSLRRALEPDLPDKFPSRYLTVDGGRVTLQLPEDSWVDFEALEKHIGNQDWQAALECYRGDLFPGDLYADWPVARRERLKQHVIRAALAIAKDALPEHPDKALNASRRVLALEPWQEEAVLLGMKACVAQNDRAGAIRLYQELERSLREELAIMPQKGVQDYYRSVVST; encoded by the coding sequence GTGACTCAAAATCCTGTGGATACGGTCTCTGCCCTGATCGAAGAGAGTTACGCCCTGGAGCGGACAGGGCAGATTGGTCCCGCGTTGCGACGTGCGCGCAAGGCTCTGGAAGAGGCACATGTTTCTGGAGCAGATGAAGAGGTCGCCGCGGCACTGACTGGCGTCGCCCATTGCCAACATCACCTGGGTCATTACGAACAGGCGTGTGCCCTGGCTGAGCAAGCCCTGGCCCACACTTCCCCTGATTCGCGAGCCAGAGTCGATGCCCTGCGGATTTTGGGTAGCTGTGCCCACGAGTCCGGCGATCTCACAACAGCCGAGCAGTTCTTCCATTGTGCCATCGACATCGCCCGCGAACTTGGACACTACCATGCCTTGCAGAGCTGTCTCCATAGCCTGGCCGCCTGCGTTTACATACCGCGCGGCCAGTTCGAACTGGCCCAGGCCGCCGACGAGGAGTCGCTTCGCCTGGCGTTGGAATTGGACATGTCAGAGGTGGTCTGGTTCCCGCTGGCAACGATGGGCTGGGTCTACTGGGTGACGGGCCAGCGGAAGCGTGCCCTCGCGGTCACCGAAGAGATGCGCGGCTTCGTCCAATCGGGTTCTATGGCCGAAGGCTATTACTATTGCCTGCGGGCCGATCTGGCCCAGGATGGCGAAAACCCCGAATCTGCTCTGCCCCTTTACACCCGCGCCCGTGCCATTGCTGAGGTGATCGGCGACCCAGGCCTGAATGCTGAATTGCGAGTGGGGTTAAGTCGTTACCACCGCAAAACCGGCAATGCGCCTGCGGCCTACAACTGGGCCGACGATGCCTTGACCATCGCGCAACGCTCAGGGTGCCGCGACCTTCAAGGATGGGCGCTCATCGAGCGGGGGCGGGCTGCCTGGGAGATTGGCGATCTCACCCAGGCCGAGTCCGATCTGGTTACCGCCATCGGGGTGCTCACGTCCATGCAGGCGCATTATGACTTGGCGCGGGCCAATTTTCTTTTGGCTGCGCTCTACCAGCAACAGGGACGGCCCGAGGCAGAATCCATCTGGCTGGAGGCTGTCGCACCGATCGTAAATGGCGGATATGCCTTTCTGTTGGAGAGAGAACAGACGCTGGCCTTCCCTTTGCTGGCTCATTACCTGAACAGCGATGACCCGCACGTGGCAACCCTCTCCATCCGGTTATTGGATCACCTGATGTGCGTGCCCCCACCGCCCCTCCATGTCTATGCCCTTGGACGCTTCCATGTGCGGCAGGGCAGGCGCGCCATCCCGGACCAGACCTGGCGGCAGCGTAGAGCCGGGGAGTTGTTCCGGCTGTTGCTGGTCAGTTTCAATCGTACTGTTCTGCGCGATCAGGTTATGCATGCCTTGTGGCCCGACAAATCCCCAAGATCGGCGCAATCGCTCTTTCACCAGGCGACCTCGTCTCTGCGCAGGGCATTGGAACCCGATTTGCCGGACAAGTTCCCGTCCCGTTACCTGACCGTAGACGGGGGTCGAGTTACCCTCCAATTGCCGGAGGACTCGTGGGTAGATTTCGAGGCCCTCGAAAAACACATCGGAAACCAGGATTGGCAGGCGGCCCTGGAATGTTACCGGGGCGATCTGTTCCCAGGTGATCTGTACGCCGATTGGCCGGTGGCGCGGCGTGAGCGTTTGAAGCAACACGTCATCCGGGCGGCCCTGGCAATAGCGAAGGATGCACTGCCGGAGCACCCCGACAAGGCGTTGAACGCCAGCCGCCGTGTCCTGGCGCTGGAGCCGTGGCAGGAGGAGGCTGTGCTGTTGGGAATGAAGGCGTGCGTTGCGCAGAACGACCGTGCCGGGGCAATACGACTCTATCAAGAGTTGGAGCGCTCTTTACGGGAAGAACTCGCTATCATGCCCCAGAAGGGGGTACAGGACTATTACCGATCTGTGGTTTCAACTTGA
- a CDS encoding Ig-like domain-containing protein, producing MKIPMRMTLFTVNLGLLMAGIFMLGGAGLPEVTLAAPQVCVPGPHSGIITGTQQWCAADSPHLLTADVTVPAGVTLTVEANVTVQAANYVELLVEGHLAAPGTPTQPITFTSSTDSGPGQWAGMAFDGGTGHISYATVRYAGHRNYVTDAAFGAWARSNIAISNVLSGEVRLENVTISDITSTNQDMGIYVGNSNLVVTDSLFTGIGNGSVYVFPDTPLYIAGGDSEVTLSNNTFTANDTNTIVLQAGAMMNHDTTLTQQNGLDGYVLEQDFTVPPTVTLTLEPGVTFMSGHVHGEFVIEGHLEALGTPAEPITFTSLADSAPGQWTGLVFDGGTGHLRHATVRYAGQRNYVTDAAFGAWARSNIAISNVLSGEVRLENVTISDISMGPAEQEMGVYVGNSNLVVTDSLFTGIGNGSVYVFPDTPLYIAGGDSEVTLSNNTFTANDTNTIVLQAGAMMNHDTTLTQQNGLDGYVLEQDFTVPPTVTLTLEPGVTFMSGHVHGEFVIEGHLEALGTPAEPITFTSLADSAPGQWTGLVFDGGTGHLRHATVRYAGQRNYVTDAAFGHWARSNIAISNVLTGEVRLENVTISDITSTNQDMGIYVGNSNLVVTDSLFTGIGNGSYYVFPDTPLYIAGGDSDVSLINNTFTANDFNNVVLQAGAMMNHDTTLTQQNGLDGYVLEQDFTVPPTVTLTVEPGVTVKGGLESNRAELRVEGHLDAIGTPTQPITFTSFYDNAPAQWPGLVFEGSAGAGTGLLRHATVRYGGIGNSVLDSSGDYHSGSNITVSNVLTGEVRLEHVTIEEEYHWDGWHHYGDHGLYVNDGIASIASSIIEDNCDSGNDDSGIYVAGDSRVLIDDSVIQANIAPGIVVEGDVAFVRVMSSNVAGNAGDGVRNIGDATVILSGDPDEGNVIAYNQDYGANQTSLTGLIIATNNYWGDPSGPTHPGNPAGTGEPVTDRVLYDPWLTEVPSGAPPNDGLVLAFGPSVVSAGESVNFGFLVPNLLPNTLENAVVVAQLPEEAKHGFSWPRGEYWADRHQVVWKLGDVAPGEEVHLGVQVHYVWGIDPHQITYLTGLIVAENLPNDLLDLDEYLNYEEVTITSFDELSEQELQDILDVEPEVNALFIDSETQGFAYYGAARLEQLSDGTEQLSLPMIDRAKSGEQIFIHQVVSQPFRFHNLPASVIGDISDASFALDYQTKWVDILDPFLDPPALLVPTGEARCTELTCGQFSFFDCLRNCLIDNVPARQFSPSYSEACFECYQHGGAACSTCAAHMETQRNDSLKYSTQWCQDICTLDPNNGQCDPDQETRECKTSHVVMVTPCGDDCKFRPQDMYYESCHAGERCIAGVCEPIDYPDTIPIEVLVGGDPNAMYGPMEVTPNQTISYAISYENVGEGTAYGVHVESRLPEVFDPDTLLIHNDGVYFPSTRALVWQVGELASQAGGMASFEVQVPSDAISGTIIIANATVYFPSVPETTPTNDVVTIVGDVVGHTQLVETVEGTPVAITLSGHSPTGNPLTYDVERQPLNGELSGAPPNLTYTPADNFEGQDSLSFRVDDGVNTSLPAEVSILVTTGVETIPPEVYATSPISGAMDVLVFVRPLYDNIYQPTIQAWFTEPINETTVNTATLTIHDSQGNQLNADVAYDATSNRSSLLLHERLTWRQMYTATMTTGVHDTSGNPLAAPYAWAFTTRAPCFDLDGDGGMDIVDIMAVAGHWNMDAVLFPQYDLNGDDAIDVLDIGLVAQEWGELCP from the coding sequence ATGAAAATCCCAATGCGAATGACTCTTTTCACAGTTAATCTGGGCCTGTTGATGGCTGGGATCTTCATGCTGGGGGGCGCCGGTTTGCCAGAAGTTACCCTGGCCGCGCCCCAGGTCTGCGTGCCCGGCCCCCACAGCGGGATCATCACCGGTACACAGCAATGGTGTGCTGCTGATAGTCCCCACCTGCTCACCGCTGATGTCACCGTGCCCGCCGGGGTGACCCTAACGGTCGAAGCCAACGTGACCGTACAGGCTGCCAACTACGTGGAGCTTCTGGTGGAAGGCCACCTGGCAGCGCCGGGCACGCCCACCCAGCCCATCACTTTCACGTCGTCCACTGACAGCGGCCCCGGCCAGTGGGCCGGTATGGCCTTTGACGGCGGCACTGGACACATCAGCTACGCCACCGTGCGCTATGCCGGACATCGTAACTATGTCACCGACGCTGCCTTTGGAGCTTGGGCGCGCAGCAATATCGCTATCAGCAATGTGCTGTCCGGCGAGGTGCGCCTCGAGAATGTGACCATCAGCGATATCACCTCAACCAACCAGGATATGGGCATTTACGTTGGGAACAGCAACCTGGTCGTGACGGATTCGCTGTTCACCGGGATCGGCAACGGAAGTGTTTACGTCTTTCCCGATACCCCTCTCTACATCGCCGGGGGTGACAGCGAAGTGACCCTGTCCAACAATACTTTTACTGCCAACGATACCAACACCATCGTTCTGCAAGCGGGCGCCATGATGAACCACGACACGACCCTGACCCAGCAAAATGGCCTGGATGGGTACGTGCTGGAACAGGATTTCACAGTGCCACCCACCGTCACATTGACCCTGGAACCGGGCGTGACATTCATGAGTGGCCATGTCCACGGGGAATTTGTGATAGAGGGCCACCTGGAAGCCCTGGGCACACCGGCAGAGCCCATCACTTTCACCTCGCTGGCTGACAGTGCTCCTGGTCAGTGGACTGGCCTGGTGTTCGACGGTGGTACGGGTCACCTTCGCCACGCCACGGTGCGTTACGCCGGGCAGCGTAACTATGTCACCGACGCTGCCTTTGGAGCTTGGGCGCGCAGCAATATCGCTATCAGCAATGTGCTGTCCGGCGAGGTGCGCCTCGAGAATGTGACCATCAGCGACATATCCATGGGCCCGGCCGAGCAGGAGATGGGCGTTTACGTAGGGAACAGCAACCTGGTCGTGACGGATTCGCTGTTCACCGGGATCGGCAACGGAAGTGTTTACGTTTTTCCCGATACCCCTCTCTACATCGCCGGGGGTGACAGCGAAGTGACCCTGTCCAACAATACTTTTACTGCCAACGATACCAACACCATCGTTCTGCAAGCGGGCGCCATGATGAACCACGACACGACCCTGACCCAGCAAAATGGCCTGGATGGGTACGTGCTGGAACAGGATTTCACAGTGCCACCCACCGTCACATTGACCCTGGAACCGGGCGTGACATTCATGAGTGGCCATGTCCACGGGGAATTTGTGATAGAGGGCCACCTGGAAGCCCTGGGCACACCGGCAGAGCCCATCACTTTCACCTCGCTGGCTGACAGTGCTCCTGGTCAGTGGACTGGCCTGGTGTTCGACGGTGGTACGGGTCACCTTCGCCACGCCACGGTGCGTTACGCCGGGCAGCGTAACTATGTCACCGACGCTGCCTTTGGACATTGGGCGCGCAGCAATATCGCTATCAGCAATGTGCTGACCGGCGAGGTGCGCCTGGAGAATGTGACCATCAGCGATATCACCTCAACCAACCAGGATATGGGCATTTACGTTGGGAACAGCAACCTGGTCGTGACGGATTCGCTGTTCACCGGGATCGGCAACGGCAGCTATTATGTCTTTCCCGATACCCCTCTCTACATCGCCGGGGGTGACAGCGACGTTTCGCTGATCAATAACACCTTCACTGCCAATGATTTCAACAATGTCGTTCTGCAAGCAGGCGCCATGATGAACCACGACACGACCCTGACCCAGCAAAATGGCCTGGATGGGTATGTGCTGGAACAGGATTTCACCGTGCCGCCAACAGTTACACTGACTGTTGAACCAGGCGTGACTGTGAAAGGGGGGCTGGAGAGCAATCGCGCTGAATTGCGAGTTGAGGGACACCTGGACGCCATCGGCACGCCGACACAACCAATTACCTTCACCTCTTTTTACGATAATGCCCCGGCCCAGTGGCCCGGTCTGGTCTTCGAGGGCAGCGCGGGCGCCGGCACGGGGCTTCTGCGACACGCCACCGTTCGCTATGGGGGAATCGGGAATAGCGTGCTGGACTCATCGGGTGACTATCATAGTGGCAGCAACATCACCGTCTCGAATGTGCTGACCGGCGAGGTGCGCCTGGAGCACGTGACGATCGAGGAGGAATATCACTGGGATGGCTGGCACCATTATGGGGACCATGGTCTCTATGTCAACGATGGGATTGCCTCCATCGCTTCATCGATTATTGAGGATAACTGCGATAGCGGCAACGATGACAGCGGTATTTACGTGGCCGGGGACAGCCGCGTGCTGATCGACGACAGCGTGATCCAGGCCAACATCGCCCCCGGTATTGTCGTCGAGGGCGATGTTGCCTTTGTCAGGGTAATGAGCTCAAATGTTGCTGGTAACGCAGGGGATGGCGTGCGCAATATCGGCGATGCAACGGTTATCCTTAGCGGCGATCCGGACGAGGGCAACGTCATCGCCTATAACCAGGACTATGGTGCCAATCAGACCAGCCTGACCGGCCTGATTATCGCTACCAACAATTACTGGGGAGACCCGAGTGGCCCCACGCATCCTGGAAATCCCGCAGGAACTGGGGAGCCGGTCACGGATCGCGTGCTTTACGATCCCTGGCTTACAGAGGTTCCCTCGGGCGCACCTCCCAACGATGGGCTGGTTCTGGCGTTTGGTCCCAGCGTTGTCAGCGCGGGTGAGTCCGTGAACTTTGGGTTCCTCGTACCCAACCTATTGCCCAACACGCTGGAAAATGCCGTCGTTGTGGCCCAGCTTCCCGAAGAGGCGAAACATGGTTTCAGTTGGCCCCGCGGCGAATACTGGGCCGATAGGCACCAGGTTGTATGGAAGCTGGGAGATGTGGCGCCGGGCGAGGAGGTTCACCTGGGCGTACAGGTGCATTATGTCTGGGGCATCGATCCTCACCAGATAACCTATTTGACCGGACTTATCGTGGCCGAAAATTTACCCAACGATCTGCTGGACCTGGACGAGTACCTGAACTATGAAGAGGTGACGATCACCTCCTTCGATGAGTTGAGCGAGCAGGAGCTTCAGGATATTCTCGATGTCGAACCAGAGGTGAATGCCCTGTTCATTGATTCCGAGACCCAGGGGTTTGCCTACTATGGCGCTGCCAGGCTCGAACAACTCAGCGATGGAACTGAGCAGCTATCGTTACCGATGATCGACAGGGCCAAATCGGGCGAGCAGATCTTCATCCACCAGGTCGTCAGTCAGCCCTTCAGATTTCATAATCTCCCGGCCTCGGTGATCGGCGATATTTCGGACGCAAGCTTTGCGCTGGACTACCAGACCAAATGGGTGGACATACTTGACCCATTCCTTGACCCACCCGCACTGCTCGTCCCGACTGGAGAGGCCAGGTGTACGGAGTTAACATGCGGCCAGTTCAGCTTCTTTGACTGCCTGCGCAACTGCCTGATCGATAACGTTCCGGCACGCCAGTTCAGCCCCTCCTATTCAGAAGCGTGTTTCGAGTGCTATCAGCACGGCGGAGCTGCCTGCAGCACGTGCGCTGCGCATATGGAAACGCAGCGCAACGATTCACTGAAGTACTCAACCCAGTGGTGTCAAGATATATGCACCCTTGATCCCAACAACGGCCAGTGCGACCCGGACCAGGAGACACGGGAATGCAAGACCAGCCACGTGGTCATGGTCACACCCTGCGGCGATGATTGCAAGTTTCGTCCTCAAGACATGTACTACGAGTCATGCCACGCCGGTGAACGGTGTATCGCTGGAGTCTGTGAACCAATCGATTACCCCGATACGATCCCCATCGAGGTCTTGGTCGGAGGCGATCCCAACGCCATGTATGGGCCTATGGAAGTGACCCCTAACCAGACCATTAGCTACGCGATCAGTTACGAGAACGTGGGTGAAGGCACGGCCTATGGGGTACATGTCGAGAGTCGGCTTCCAGAGGTGTTCGATCCGGACACGCTCCTAATTCACAATGATGGTGTCTACTTTCCCTCGACGCGTGCTTTGGTGTGGCAGGTCGGTGAGTTGGCGTCGCAGGCGGGCGGCATGGCAAGTTTCGAGGTTCAGGTTCCCTCTGACGCTATCAGCGGGACTATCATTATCGCCAATGCAACAGTCTACTTCCCCAGTGTGCCAGAAACGACGCCCACCAATGACGTGGTCACCATCGTGGGCGATGTGGTGGGGCATACGCAGCTAGTAGAGACGGTCGAAGGTACACCGGTAGCCATCACTCTCAGCGGCCACTCGCCCACGGGCAACCCGCTGACGTATGACGTTGAGCGGCAACCGCTGAACGGCGAGTTGAGCGGCGCCCCGCCCAACCTGACCTACACCCCGGCGGACAATTTCGAGGGGCAGGATAGCCTGTCCTTCCGCGTGGATGACGGCGTAAACACCAGCCTGCCTGCCGAGGTGAGCATCCTCGTAACCACGGGCGTTGAAACCATACCCCCGGAGGTGTATGCCACCTCACCCATCAGCGGTGCAATGGATGTCCTAGTGTTCGTCAGGCCACTGTATGACAACATCTACCAGCCAACGATCCAGGCATGGTTTACGGAGCCGATTAACGAAACCACGGTCAACACGGCCACCCTGACTATTCACGATTCCCAGGGCAACCAACTCAATGCCGACGTCGCATATGACGCAACGTCGAACCGCTCAAGCCTGTTGCTGCACGAAAGGCTCACCTGGCGCCAGATGTACACCGCTACCATGACAACTGGCGTGCATGACACATCTGGCAATCCCCTGGCCGCACCCTACGCGTGGGCCTTCACCACCAGGGCGCCCTGTTTCGACCTCGATGGCGACGGTGGCATGGACATCGTCGATATTATGGCCGTCGCCGGCCACTGGAACATGGACGCTGTATTGTTCCCGCAGTACGATCTGAACGGTGACGACGCCATCGACGTTTTGGATATCGGCCTGGTTGCCCAGGAATGGGGTGAACTCTGCCCGTAG
- a CDS encoding uroporphyrinogen decarboxylase family protein, with the protein MTTPWQRFKQAARLEPVEQVPVAFIVDSPWLTGYAGVHALDYFLDPDLWFDTHLGLVTRWPEVAWIPGFWVEYGMAAEPSAFGCRMHWHHDRPPSIEPVVTDLRHWADAPLPNVREDGLMPLVLHLYQRAETRLQAEGLNIPMVAARGPMVTAGWIMGLPALMIGLVEEPALIHQILDKVTDTIIAWLQAQLDTLREPEGIMLLDDIVGMVSLAHYEQFVAPRLRRIFDHFEGMVRVYHNDTPCPHLFEALADANFDVFNWAFQTDIAWAKAKMGHRVALMGNVPPLHVAVRQSPAVVSKFSAVCLDRAAPGGGMILSMGGGISPDTPAENLDAMVRAAQNWSPPTETQPDDGWQQLLTQFGIATGSQGNSRRRRRGHG; encoded by the coding sequence ATGACCACCCCATGGCAGCGATTCAAACAGGCGGCGAGACTGGAACCGGTCGAGCAAGTTCCAGTCGCCTTTATCGTCGACAGCCCCTGGCTAACTGGCTATGCCGGCGTTCATGCCCTGGACTATTTCCTTGACCCCGACCTCTGGTTTGACACCCATCTGGGCCTGGTAACGCGTTGGCCCGAGGTTGCCTGGATTCCCGGCTTTTGGGTGGAGTATGGCATGGCAGCCGAACCGTCGGCCTTTGGCTGCCGCATGCACTGGCATCACGACCGTCCACCATCCATCGAGCCGGTAGTCACCGACCTTCGACATTGGGCTGATGCTCCCCTGCCCAATGTCAGGGAAGATGGTCTGATGCCCCTGGTCCTGCATCTCTATCAACGCGCTGAAACCCGGTTACAGGCCGAAGGTCTGAACATTCCCATGGTGGCAGCCCGTGGCCCCATGGTCACGGCCGGCTGGATCATGGGTTTGCCTGCCCTCATGATAGGCCTCGTCGAGGAACCGGCCTTGATCCATCAGATCCTGGACAAGGTAACCGACACGATCATTGCCTGGTTGCAGGCCCAGCTGGACACACTGCGTGAGCCCGAGGGCATCATGCTGCTGGATGACATCGTCGGCATGGTATCCCTGGCCCATTACGAGCAGTTCGTTGCCCCCCGCCTTAGACGGATATTTGATCATTTTGAAGGGATGGTACGGGTCTATCACAACGACACGCCCTGCCCCCATCTCTTCGAGGCACTGGCTGACGCCAATTTCGACGTGTTCAACTGGGCTTTCCAGACGGATATCGCCTGGGCAAAGGCCAAAATGGGCCACCGCGTTGCGCTGATGGGCAATGTGCCACCGCTGCACGTTGCCGTGCGCCAGTCCCCCGCAGTCGTGTCCAAGTTTTCGGCTGTTTGCCTGGATAGAGCAGCGCCGGGAGGAGGCATGATTCTCTCGATGGGAGGAGGAATCTCCCCGGACACCCCCGCGGAGAATCTGGATGCCATGGTCCGCGCCGCCCAGAACTGGTCACCGCCAACTGAGACACAGCCCGATGACGGGTGGCAGCAATTGCTCACACAATTCGGAATAGCCACCGGAAGCCAGGGAAACTCCCGCAGGCGCAGGCGTGGCCATGGATAG